The Geomonas ferrireducens genome includes a window with the following:
- a CDS encoding HD domain-containing phosphohydrolase, translated as MMNDPLYNSSIIDTYIKLIKNRYNFINVGELLSYAGMTPLEVADPGHWFTQEQVNLFYERLLKLTGNENIAREAGRYAASPDAIGILRLYFLGLVGLARAFSLIGDTVNCNLVRSSTYTSRQISSNSYEIIVTPRPGTQEEPFQCQNRMGFFEAVASLFQAKLPRIEHPECIFNGDPVCRYIVTWEKSSINFWRYARNYAFVVILLVMGLCFRAGQIRSIYLFAPWALSLLLVLKIGSLRSEKTALFTSQKSLKDLSDNLFKKMEINYTNALVTNEIGQVISRQTAVNDILQNVVQILEKRLDYSRGLILLSNPEKTRLVFQAGFGYHDEQLAFLGKTTFHLDRPDSKGVFVISFREQRPFLVADVKEIEGNLSGKSQNFAKQLLSQTFICCPIICEGESLGIIAVDNLKSKRPLVQSDVSLLMGIAPVIGISIRNAKLHEAKSNQFGSFLKVMAASIDARDPLTAGHSEKVTEYSEEICEELGLQPAEREMIRVAALLHDYGKIGVPDAILKKNGRLSEMEYEIVKTHCHKTRDILEQVNFEGIYREVPEIAGAHHEKIDGTGYPKGLRGKDIPLGAKIIAVADFYEAVTSQRHYRDPMKTEDAFRLLREGAGSHFDRHIVEALITCRMRAAEQEEGREAQEA; from the coding sequence ATGATGAACGATCCGTTATACAACAGCAGCATCATCGACACATACATCAAGCTGATAAAGAACCGGTACAACTTCATCAACGTCGGTGAACTGCTGAGCTACGCCGGGATGACCCCGCTCGAAGTGGCCGATCCGGGGCACTGGTTCACCCAGGAGCAGGTCAACCTCTTCTACGAACGCCTCCTGAAGCTTACCGGCAACGAAAACATCGCCCGAGAAGCGGGACGCTACGCCGCGTCTCCCGACGCCATCGGGATCCTCAGGCTCTATTTCCTCGGGCTCGTCGGGCTTGCGCGCGCCTTCAGCCTCATCGGGGATACCGTCAACTGCAACCTCGTCCGCTCCTCCACCTACACCTCGAGGCAGATCAGCAGCAACAGCTATGAAATCATCGTGACCCCGAGGCCCGGCACGCAGGAAGAGCCGTTCCAGTGCCAGAACAGGATGGGCTTTTTCGAAGCGGTGGCGAGCCTGTTCCAGGCAAAGCTTCCCCGCATCGAGCACCCGGAGTGCATCTTCAACGGCGACCCCGTGTGCCGTTACATCGTCACCTGGGAGAAGTCGAGCATCAACTTCTGGCGCTACGCGAGGAATTACGCCTTCGTCGTCATCCTCCTCGTGATGGGCCTTTGCTTCCGCGCCGGACAGATTCGGTCGATCTACCTATTTGCCCCTTGGGCGCTTTCCCTGCTCCTCGTCCTGAAGATCGGCTCCCTGCGCAGCGAGAAGACCGCCCTCTTCACCAGCCAGAAAAGCCTGAAAGACCTGAGCGACAACCTCTTCAAGAAGATGGAGATCAACTACACCAACGCCCTCGTCACCAACGAGATCGGGCAGGTGATCAGCAGGCAGACCGCGGTCAACGACATCCTGCAGAACGTGGTGCAGATCCTGGAGAAACGCCTCGACTACAGCCGCGGCCTCATCCTGCTCTCCAACCCGGAGAAGACGCGGCTCGTGTTCCAGGCCGGCTTCGGCTACCACGACGAACAGCTCGCCTTCCTCGGGAAAACCACCTTCCATCTGGACCGCCCCGACTCCAAAGGGGTTTTCGTCATCTCCTTCCGCGAACAGCGCCCCTTCCTGGTCGCTGACGTGAAGGAGATCGAAGGGAACCTCTCCGGCAAGAGCCAGAACTTCGCCAAGCAGCTCCTTTCCCAGACCTTCATCTGCTGCCCGATCATATGCGAGGGGGAGTCGCTCGGGATCATCGCCGTCGATAACCTGAAGTCGAAGCGGCCGCTCGTGCAAAGCGACGTCTCGCTATTGATGGGGATCGCACCGGTGATCGGCATCAGCATACGCAACGCAAAGCTGCACGAGGCGAAGTCCAACCAGTTCGGCTCGTTTCTCAAGGTCATGGCGGCATCCATCGACGCCAGGGACCCGCTCACCGCCGGTCACTCCGAAAAGGTCACCGAATACTCGGAAGAGATCTGCGAAGAACTGGGCCTTCAGCCGGCGGAGCGGGAGATGATCAGGGTGGCGGCGCTTCTGCACGATTACGGGAAGATCGGAGTCCCCGACGCGATACTGAAGAAAAACGGCCGGCTCTCGGAGATGGAGTATGAGATCGTCAAGACGCACTGCCACAAGACGCGCGACATCCTGGAACAGGTCAACTTCGAAGGGATCTACCGCGAGGTGCCGGAGATAGCCGGCGCCCATCACGAAAAGATCGACGGGACCGGCTACCCGAAAGGATTAAGGGGAAAGGACATACCGCTGGGGGCGAAGATCATCGCCGTCGCCGACTTCTACGAGGCGGTCACCTCGCAGCGCCACTACCGCGATCCGATGAAGACGGAGGACGCCTTCCGGCTGCTCCGGGAAGGGGCTGGAAGCCATTTCGACAGACACATCGTCGAAGCGCTCATCACATGCCGCATGAGAGCGGCAGAGCAGGAAGAGGGGCGCGAGGCTCAGGAAGCCTGA
- a CDS encoding TatD family hydrolase, producing MELIDSHSHIYGSEYTEDFEEMMARAKEAGVGTIMAVGADLESSIAACGLARTRDNIYCSVGIHPHDAEGVTEADYQTVRELALNNPKVVAIGEVGLDFFRDRSPRPAQEEVFRRFIRMARELSLPLIIHDRDAHDRILAILKEEKAEEVGGVLHCFSGDLEMARTCIDLNFMISIPGTITYPSNESLREVVRGVKIEKLMVETDAPYLTPVPHRGKRNEPAFVRYAAEKVAELKGLSPDDVGRITSFNTRRLFRIEQAAQEDTIAYKIRNSLYLNITNRCSNRCTFCPKFEELAVKGHELKLSHEPNYAEVIAAVDAASDFNEVVFCGFGEPLIRLDLVKEVAAELKRRGLKVRINTDGQANLVHGRNVLPELSGLVDALSVSLNASDAVEYERLCNTPFGEGGFAGVCEFLREAPRHVPQVTASVVTVPGVDVDKVRKLAMSLGVEFREREYEEVG from the coding sequence ATGGAACTGATCGACAGCCATTCGCACATATACGGCAGCGAGTACACGGAAGATTTCGAGGAGATGATGGCGCGCGCCAAAGAGGCGGGTGTCGGCACCATCATGGCGGTCGGCGCCGACCTCGAGTCGAGCATCGCCGCCTGCGGACTCGCCAGGACACGCGATAACATCTACTGCTCGGTCGGCATCCATCCCCACGACGCCGAGGGGGTGACCGAGGCGGACTACCAGACGGTTCGCGAGCTCGCCCTCAACAACCCAAAGGTGGTCGCCATCGGCGAGGTTGGGCTCGACTTCTTCCGCGACCGCTCCCCCCGCCCCGCCCAGGAAGAGGTGTTCCGCCGCTTCATCAGGATGGCCCGCGAACTCTCGCTGCCGCTCATCATCCACGACCGGGACGCCCACGACCGGATCCTCGCCATCCTCAAGGAGGAAAAGGCGGAGGAGGTCGGCGGCGTGCTGCACTGCTTCTCCGGCGACCTGGAGATGGCCCGGACCTGCATCGACCTGAACTTCATGATCTCCATCCCAGGTACCATCACCTACCCCTCCAACGAGTCGCTCAGGGAAGTGGTGCGCGGCGTGAAGATCGAAAAGCTCATGGTGGAGACGGACGCGCCGTACCTGACGCCGGTGCCGCACCGCGGCAAGCGCAACGAGCCCGCCTTCGTGCGCTACGCGGCCGAGAAAGTCGCAGAACTGAAGGGGCTCTCGCCGGACGACGTCGGGCGCATCACCTCCTTCAACACGCGCAGGCTCTTCCGCATCGAGCAGGCGGCGCAGGAAGACACCATCGCCTACAAGATACGCAATTCGCTTTACCTGAACATCACCAACCGCTGCTCGAACCGCTGCACCTTCTGCCCCAAATTCGAGGAGCTCGCGGTCAAGGGGCACGAGCTGAAACTCTCCCACGAGCCGAATTACGCCGAGGTGATCGCGGCTGTCGACGCCGCTTCGGATTTTAACGAGGTGGTGTTCTGCGGCTTCGGCGAGCCGCTCATCAGGCTGGATCTGGTGAAGGAAGTGGCGGCCGAGCTGAAGAGGCGCGGGCTGAAGGTGAGGATCAACACGGACGGGCAGGCAAATCTCGTGCATGGCAGAAACGTGCTGCCAGAGCTCTCCGGGCTCGTCGACGCGCTTTCGGTAAGCCTGAACGCTTCCGACGCCGTGGAGTACGAGAGGCTCTGCAATACCCCTTTCGGAGAGGGCGGTTTTGCGGGGGTGTGCGAGTTTCTGCGCGAGGCGCCGCGGCACGTGCCGCAGGTGACGGCGAGCGTGGTCACAGTACCCGGGGTAGACGTGGACAAGGTACGTAAGCTCGCGATGTCACTCGGGGTCGAGTTCCGCGAACGCGAGTACGAAGAGGTAGGCTAA
- a CDS encoding PilZ domain-containing protein codes for MKDASKILQFARPDTVIEFAPGSEKEVGLNKLINKLNFINFQEESILVNFRHSKYPRTVTLEAAPLPCLNNKLECRWIATDAMNTSTVGCIFDNIFVVSGHRLIMAEPELISIDEEGATFLLPDKCIEVNYRKSRRHPCQGIAVELFQNGARLNGTLLDFSALTFRVEATGDGSRNFNWINDEAAVQVIFSDDHTTLYSAECRIATQTLGHSRRIYVLEPLQAHMRRFKAKEVRSLRHELLPLPNAVFRHPFSHKNIDLKVLDISGSGFSVCEDFESSVLLPGMIIPDLELRIGNGFATRCSAQVIYREDKPLKEKSSLVKCGLCFLDMDIRDHVSLLSILYLAKDKHSYISTQIDLDALWQFFFDSGFIYPEKYHYVQANKAQLKETYRRLYTENPSIARHFVYQEHGTILGHLAMLRFYRGSWLVHHHASNKAESSLGGLIVLNHLSHSTNDSYNLKSSKMDYLICYYRPDNKFPNRVFGEAVQAMGDKKGCSIDTFAYFHYHRTFSDNWNFSGPWSLTRTTREDLFDLEAFYEQHSGGLMLNAFDLEPGCDCGELAQDYREAGFKLERHLYTLKRGGTAKAVIMVNISDIGLNLSDLTNCITVLIIDQEQFPKDILLIALSIITHKYQQNDLPVLVYPASYAEHTGLPFERKYTLWAFNIQTHTSKFIKYLGDLHNRNRHRRTQGTESAQGT; via the coding sequence ATGAAAGACGCCAGCAAGATTCTTCAATTTGCCCGGCCAGATACAGTAATAGAGTTTGCACCCGGTTCAGAAAAGGAAGTTGGTCTAAACAAACTGATCAACAAACTGAACTTCATCAACTTCCAGGAAGAATCCATCCTTGTCAACTTCAGACACTCCAAATATCCCCGCACCGTAACGCTCGAGGCGGCTCCCCTCCCCTGTCTCAACAACAAGCTCGAATGCCGCTGGATCGCGACCGACGCCATGAACACATCGACGGTCGGCTGTATTTTCGACAACATATTCGTGGTGAGCGGCCACCGGCTTATCATGGCCGAGCCCGAGCTGATCAGCATCGACGAGGAAGGCGCCACCTTTCTCCTTCCCGACAAGTGCATCGAGGTAAACTACCGGAAGTCGCGCCGGCACCCCTGCCAGGGGATCGCCGTCGAACTGTTTCAAAACGGTGCGCGTCTCAACGGGACCCTGCTCGATTTCAGCGCTCTCACCTTCCGGGTAGAGGCAACGGGAGACGGCAGCAGGAACTTCAACTGGATCAACGACGAAGCGGCGGTGCAGGTCATCTTCAGCGACGATCACACCACCCTCTACTCGGCTGAGTGCCGCATCGCAACGCAGACGCTCGGGCACAGCCGCAGGATCTACGTCCTGGAGCCGCTGCAGGCCCACATGCGGCGCTTCAAGGCGAAGGAGGTCCGCAGCCTCCGCCACGAACTGCTCCCCTTGCCCAATGCCGTTTTCAGACACCCCTTCAGTCACAAAAACATCGACCTTAAGGTGCTGGACATCTCCGGGTCGGGCTTTTCCGTCTGCGAGGATTTCGAGTCGAGCGTCCTTTTGCCTGGGATGATCATCCCGGACCTGGAACTGCGCATCGGCAACGGCTTCGCAACGAGGTGCTCCGCGCAGGTGATCTACCGCGAGGACAAGCCGTTAAAGGAAAAGTCCTCCCTGGTGAAGTGCGGGCTCTGCTTTCTCGACATGGACATCCGCGACCATGTGAGCCTGCTCTCCATCCTTTACCTCGCCAAGGACAAGCACTCCTATATCAGCACGCAGATAGACCTCGACGCACTGTGGCAGTTCTTCTTCGACAGCGGTTTCATCTACCCGGAGAAGTACCACTACGTGCAGGCCAACAAGGCCCAGTTGAAGGAGACCTACCGCCGCCTCTACACGGAGAACCCGAGCATCGCGCGCCACTTCGTCTACCAGGAACACGGCACCATCCTGGGACACCTGGCGATGCTCCGTTTTTACCGGGGGAGCTGGCTTGTGCACCATCACGCCTCGAACAAGGCGGAGTCGAGCCTTGGCGGGCTCATCGTGCTGAACCATCTCTCGCACTCCACCAACGACTCCTACAACCTCAAGTCGTCGAAGATGGACTACCTCATCTGCTACTACCGCCCGGACAACAAATTCCCGAACCGGGTCTTCGGCGAAGCGGTGCAGGCCATGGGCGACAAGAAGGGTTGCTCCATCGACACCTTCGCCTACTTCCATTACCACCGCACCTTCTCGGACAACTGGAACTTCTCCGGCCCGTGGAGCCTCACCCGCACCACCCGCGAAGATCTGTTCGACCTCGAGGCCTTCTACGAGCAGCACTCCGGCGGGCTCATGCTGAACGCCTTCGACCTGGAGCCGGGGTGCGACTGCGGCGAACTCGCGCAGGATTACCGGGAGGCGGGCTTCAAGCTGGAGCGGCACCTCTACACGCTTAAAAGAGGCGGGACGGCCAAGGCGGTCATCATGGTCAACATCTCCGACATCGGCCTGAACCTGTCGGACCTGACCAACTGCATCACCGTATTGATCATCGACCAGGAACAGTTCCCGAAGGACATCCTGCTCATCGCGCTATCGATCATCACGCACAAGTACCAGCAAAACGACCTGCCGGTACTCGTTTACCCGGCGAGCTACGCAGAGCACACAGGTCTCCCGTTCGAACGCAAGTACACACTCTGGGCATTCAACATACAGACCCATACCTCCAAGTTCATCAAGTACCTAGGTGACCTCCACAACCGCAACAGGCACAGAAGGACGCAGGGAACAGAGTCGGCTCAAGGCACTTAA
- a CDS encoding sensor domain-containing diguanylate cyclase, protein MAQQTADIPLHDLLVQLKELPSLAHYSLTLYRRRNGAVASCHQFETCSTIVEDPLCRDVSRQFFEENMDVFFEEGTPSVCRYGGGFLGFLIPFGVGGDDCCLVGDGVRDESIDLWQLAALSRTEGGGDAFSLLPYVESLHTARYEEVEEVAQEVGRAIEQYRFPTVSTPLPQNAAAPCESVTDQHLQAVSQALERIDRCTSVTACVAIGCETIATEFEVPRIAVALPDAEGKSYPVTGVWGMPDEIGVVPSDALHLFLAPAKGGKAVPYDAKMRAVLPGLNTAMCAFFPLKSQGERLGFLALPESDIPQNSALLINMLTGAMAAKMSWIVRDAERSKENALSERLMSLTDTLLQIDSKEQLYEAIMKIASDLIEATQGSIMLIDKDGEGMHIVFTLGMTLNIARCLQLKVGKGIAGMVAKTGQPLLVNDVEKDSRVAMANRLRFKSKSLICIPLKLKDKVIGVLNLSDKKDLRPFTNADLQLLTSFANLASLMIERTEVLEESERFEQLSVTDALTGLYNRRFLKSRLEEELNRSTRHSLNLTIIFIDLDFFKSYNDLCGHLAGDEALKITADIIKESLREMDIVARYGGEEFCAVLPGTSKSEALIVAERIRTEIENKRFPGESDIPLRRLTASLGVASFPEDGRTFHDLVHASDVALYEAKARGRNRTVAARSSAPQQEKSVDVEPLQAASPLAKTLDFNAYLEASLQSKG, encoded by the coding sequence GTGGCGCAGCAAACGGCTGACATACCACTTCACGACCTGCTGGTGCAGCTGAAGGAGCTTCCCTCCCTCGCGCACTACAGCCTTACCCTGTACCGCAGGCGTAACGGCGCCGTCGCGTCCTGTCACCAGTTCGAAACCTGCTCCACCATCGTCGAAGACCCTCTCTGCCGCGACGTATCCCGCCAGTTTTTCGAAGAAAACATGGACGTCTTCTTCGAGGAGGGAACTCCGTCGGTGTGCCGCTACGGCGGCGGATTCCTCGGATTCCTCATCCCCTTCGGCGTGGGCGGCGACGATTGCTGCCTCGTGGGCGACGGGGTGCGCGACGAGTCCATCGACCTGTGGCAGCTTGCCGCCCTTTCCCGCACCGAAGGCGGCGGAGATGCCTTTTCGCTGCTCCCTTACGTGGAATCGCTTCACACTGCACGCTACGAAGAGGTGGAGGAAGTAGCCCAGGAGGTGGGACGCGCCATCGAGCAATACCGTTTCCCGACGGTAAGCACTCCCCTCCCCCAGAACGCCGCCGCTCCCTGCGAGTCGGTCACCGACCAGCACCTGCAGGCCGTTTCCCAGGCGCTCGAGCGTATCGACCGATGTACCTCGGTCACCGCCTGCGTCGCCATCGGTTGCGAGACCATAGCCACCGAGTTCGAGGTCCCGCGCATCGCCGTGGCGCTCCCCGACGCCGAGGGTAAGTCCTATCCGGTGACCGGGGTGTGGGGGATGCCCGACGAGATCGGGGTCGTTCCGTCCGACGCGCTGCACCTGTTCCTGGCGCCGGCCAAAGGGGGTAAAGCGGTTCCCTACGACGCCAAGATGCGCGCCGTCCTCCCCGGGCTCAACACCGCCATGTGCGCCTTCTTCCCTCTCAAGTCTCAAGGGGAGCGGCTGGGCTTTTTGGCGCTGCCGGAGAGCGATATCCCGCAGAACTCGGCCCTGCTCATCAACATGCTGACCGGCGCCATGGCCGCCAAAATGAGCTGGATCGTGAGGGACGCGGAGCGCTCCAAGGAGAACGCCCTCTCCGAGCGCCTCATGTCGCTCACCGACACGCTGCTGCAGATCGACAGCAAGGAGCAGCTGTACGAGGCGATCATGAAGATCGCGTCCGACCTGATCGAGGCAACCCAGGGATCCATCATGCTGATCGACAAGGACGGCGAGGGGATGCACATCGTCTTCACGCTCGGCATGACGCTCAACATCGCCCGCTGTCTGCAGTTGAAGGTGGGCAAGGGGATCGCCGGCATGGTGGCGAAGACCGGGCAGCCCCTCCTGGTGAACGACGTGGAGAAGGACAGCCGCGTCGCCATGGCCAACCGGCTCCGCTTCAAGTCCAAATCGCTCATCTGCATCCCGCTAAAGCTTAAAGACAAGGTAATCGGGGTCTTGAACCTCTCGGACAAGAAGGACCTCCGCCCCTTCACCAACGCGGACCTGCAGCTCCTTACCTCGTTCGCGAACCTGGCCTCGCTCATGATCGAGCGTACCGAGGTGCTCGAGGAATCCGAACGTTTCGAACAGCTCTCGGTCACCGACGCCCTCACCGGACTTTACAACCGCCGCTTCCTGAAGAGCAGGCTCGAAGAGGAATTGAACCGCAGCACGCGCCACAGCCTGAACCTCACCATCATCTTCATCGACCTCGACTTCTTCAAGAGCTACAACGACCTCTGCGGGCACCTCGCAGGGGACGAGGCGCTCAAGATTACCGCGGACATCATCAAGGAATCGCTGCGCGAGATGGATATCGTCGCGCGTTACGGCGGCGAGGAGTTCTGCGCGGTTCTTCCGGGGACCTCGAAGAGCGAGGCACTCATCGTCGCCGAGAGGATCCGGACCGAGATCGAAAACAAGCGCTTCCCAGGCGAGAGCGACATTCCGTTGCGGCGCCTGACGGCAAGCCTCGGCGTCGCCTCCTTCCCCGAGGACGGCCGGACTTTCCACGATCTCGTGCACGCCTCTGACGTCGCGCTGTACGAGGCGAAGGCCCGGGGCAGAAACCGCACCGTCGCCGCGCGAAGCTCCGCGCCCCAGCAAGAGAAAAGCGTCGATGTGGAGCCGCTACAGGCCGCGTCTCCCCTCGCGAAAACCCTCGATTTCAACGCCTACCTGGAGGCATCGCTGCAGTCCAAAGGATGA
- a CDS encoding ATP-binding protein, which translates to MHDTPLYNSRIFDSYLKLLRQKYPHIDTAALLAHAGMNPHEVADPGHWFTQRQVDRFHDRLVQLTGGRGIAREAGRYAASPEALGPLRSFMLGMVGPEYIFHFISKVAPRFTRSSRCTHRRTGSREIEVTVAFNEGVRENPNQCENRMGFFEAAFLVFGHDFPEIEHTECVFDGGEVCRYLIRWRPALTARLLLARRITFIVLLVLCVSTFFLSHFLLEPVLICSLVFYLLLALLGNRVERKDLLASLTSMRNSSERLLAQVQENCDSALTINEIGKVISTRTELEDILASVNQVLHKRLGYGRGIMMLADPEKNALLLRGCFGLSPEDEEKIRRIELPLDDSVAPGVIVSCFRAQKSMLVDNIDDVRDQAIPENFSLFVALGVRSFICAPIVCEGEALGILAVDDANRDGGLLQSDLNLIQGVAPVIGVAIRNAMRLANERKLSDQLRKASEQLERRVSERTAELSQAYAELEFLYDSVSHDLRTPLRVIYGYGELLLDGYGERLDATAREYLSNIIGGGERMEATLDRMLDISEARIAPIKEIGVDLSAMAQRILAELRVTDVKRAVRVEIEEGVQVNGDEKLLASVMENLLGNAWKYSAGKPETVICFGRRDGICYVKDNGVGFDMSQANKLFLPFQRLHHGSDFAGHGLGLSMVRRMIERMGGTVWGEGKPGEGATFYFTIPPGDAS; encoded by the coding sequence TTGCACGATACTCCGCTATACAACAGTCGCATCTTCGACTCCTACCTGAAGCTCCTCAGGCAGAAATACCCCCATATCGACACGGCGGCGCTACTGGCTCACGCCGGGATGAATCCCCACGAGGTGGCCGACCCGGGACATTGGTTCACGCAGCGGCAGGTGGACCGGTTTCACGACAGGCTGGTGCAACTGACCGGCGGGCGCGGCATCGCCCGCGAGGCCGGCCGCTACGCCGCATCTCCGGAGGCCCTTGGGCCGCTTCGCTCCTTCATGCTAGGCATGGTGGGGCCCGAGTACATCTTTCATTTCATCAGCAAGGTCGCCCCGAGGTTCACCCGCTCTTCCCGCTGTACACACCGCAGGACCGGTTCCCGTGAGATCGAGGTCACCGTCGCCTTCAACGAGGGAGTGCGGGAGAATCCGAATCAGTGCGAGAACAGGATGGGTTTCTTCGAGGCTGCCTTCCTCGTCTTCGGTCATGACTTCCCTGAGATCGAGCATACCGAATGCGTCTTCGACGGCGGCGAGGTCTGCCGGTACCTGATCCGTTGGCGCCCCGCACTGACTGCGCGCCTGTTGCTCGCACGGCGCATAACCTTCATTGTTCTGCTCGTTCTCTGCGTCTCCACCTTCTTTCTGAGCCATTTCCTGCTGGAGCCGGTCCTCATCTGCAGTCTGGTTTTTTACCTGCTGCTCGCCTTGCTCGGCAACCGTGTCGAGCGCAAGGACCTTCTTGCCTCGCTCACCAGCATGCGTAATTCCAGCGAAAGGCTGCTTGCCCAGGTTCAGGAGAACTGCGACAGCGCTCTCACCATCAACGAGATCGGCAAGGTGATTTCGACCCGGACGGAGTTGGAGGACATCCTCGCCAGTGTGAACCAGGTGCTGCACAAACGGCTCGGCTACGGGCGCGGCATCATGATGCTTGCGGACCCGGAAAAAAACGCGCTTTTGCTGCGCGGCTGTTTCGGGCTCTCCCCCGAGGACGAGGAGAAGATCCGACGCATCGAGCTTCCGCTCGACGACTCCGTCGCGCCTGGGGTCATCGTCAGCTGTTTCCGTGCCCAGAAGTCGATGCTTGTCGACAACATAGACGACGTAAGGGACCAGGCGATTCCCGAGAATTTCTCCCTCTTCGTGGCCCTCGGGGTGCGCTCCTTCATCTGCGCGCCCATCGTCTGCGAAGGCGAAGCCCTTGGTATCCTTGCCGTTGACGACGCGAATCGTGACGGAGGGCTGCTGCAAAGTGACCTGAACCTGATCCAGGGGGTCGCACCGGTGATCGGGGTAGCGATCCGCAACGCCATGCGCCTTGCCAACGAGCGCAAACTCTCCGATCAGCTCAGAAAGGCCTCCGAACAGTTGGAGCGGCGGGTCTCCGAGAGAACCGCGGAGCTGAGTCAGGCCTACGCTGAACTCGAGTTCCTTTACGACTCGGTGTCGCACGACCTGCGCACCCCGCTCCGGGTGATCTACGGGTACGGGGAACTGCTCCTCGACGGTTACGGGGAGCGACTGGACGCGACGGCGCGCGAGTACCTGTCGAACATCATCGGCGGCGGCGAGCGGATGGAGGCGACGCTCGACCGGATGCTCGACATATCAGAGGCGCGTATTGCTCCCATCAAAGAGATCGGCGTCGATCTGAGTGCGATGGCGCAGCGTATCTTGGCCGAACTGAGGGTTACCGACGTGAAACGAGCCGTGCGCGTCGAGATCGAGGAAGGGGTGCAGGTGAACGGCGACGAGAAGCTTCTCGCCAGCGTGATGGAGAACCTCCTGGGGAACGCCTGGAAGTACAGCGCGGGAAAGCCGGAAACGGTCATCTGCTTCGGCAGGCGCGACGGGATCTGCTACGTGAAGGACAACGGCGTAGGGTTCGACATGTCGCAGGCGAACAAGCTCTTCCTCCCTTTCCAGCGGCTGCACCACGGCTCCGACTTCGCCGGGCACGGCCTCGGGCTCTCCATGGTGCGGCGCATGATCGAGCGTATGGGGGGGACGGTATGGGGCGAGGGGAAGCCCGGCGAGGGCGCCACCTTCTACTTCACCATCCCGCCGGGTGACGCCTCTTAG